The genomic region AACTTCTTGAGCAACTTTAgttcaaaaaagaaaagtccTCAATAAAACTGGTTAAGATAAAATATGCAGATGATTGTGATTAGAGGTACTGATACCATTCGTCTGAACCAACGTATCTGCGTACTAAGTACTCATTAAGTGGATTTTAATTTGTGATAGATTGGTGGGCTGATTAAACGGGCAGATAtgtggcattttgagataaagGGCATCTGCAGATAACTGCACTCACAGTGCAGAtatatcatcctaaatgacagcagatctaaTCTAACACCATTACTGGGTAGCTTCAAAAAATATATTGACATattgtagagaataatgcagttgaatgacgtcacttctaaataaacaaaaacaaacatatcctactctcccttaaacaccagccACGTTCTGAAAACTACAGCATAgcccaatgtatttttctatttcattcattaataaagactccatctaaaacaacacgttactGGATAAGAAAACCATGTAGTATATTAAATTTGACTCTGCATGGAAaaatggaattatacatgacttttctttcttttgatatCAACATTATATTTCACCCATCGGCCACCCTGCTCTCTATATATCAGCATCGGCCACTGAAAAAAACATGTCGGTCGACcactaataataattattactgAGGAATATTAAATTTGTAATTCCCTAAATTGAACATAATTGAAATTATATTAAACCTAAATTAAACAACAGGGGATCCTAAACATACCAGCttttaaattgcatttatttgtgaGTTCTCCAAAACTTTGCTAGCCACTCCCAATCAATCAATACAGCTAGGTAGAACTCTGTGTTATGGTTGTGTTCTGGGGTGAAATGACCCTTGAGAGGATCCAGGGGCGGCACTCTCGTGGCCCTCTCGCTGTACCTTGACTTTTAGGAGTTTGCCTTCAGCTCGCCTCCTGGTGCGGTTGACCTCTATAGTGCGTCTCTTCTTGGGTGCTGCCATCCACAGGATGCTGTCTAGGAGGCCAGGGGGCTGCTCCGggctctgctgctcctccagctcACCCTTCTGGTCGAGCTGCGGCAGGAGCCTGGGGCCACTCACAGCCAGCGCTGGAGCTGCACACAGGAAAAACACTGTTCACTTCTAATCGCTGCAACCCTGATCAATCAGTTCAGTACGACCAGATAAAGGATGCACAGAGACAGCTGAGGTAAGATGACATTAAAGACAGGTGGCAGGCAAAGGTAGCGAGTTTAAACTTTGGACGAAATCAAAttgagagaaagacacagaaatagacacagtgtgtgttgttaGCTGCTGTCAGCTGCCGTCCCGAGCTCGTATCGGTAAACCCACCCAGGTTTCTGTCCAGTCCGGCAGACTGCAGAAGTCTGCTTTCAATGTGTAGCAAAGAGCACCTGAGGCTGTGCACTAACGCGGACAAATTCATCATTTTTGCTGTCAGCACGCTTCCTCAACATGCCAAACAGCTCACGGTCACTGACATTCACTGCGTCATCGAACAGCGACAACAaacgtcttcttcttctggttAATTTCCGGCGGACAAGGCGGATTTAGACGTTTTACTGCAGATTAGCGGTCAACTTTCTAAACTGCACTCCAGAGTTAAGTTCATAAAACGTGGTGACGCTTTCCAAATTAATTCTCCACACCAGCCAAATCTGTCCTCTGATAGATAGTCTGAACTAAACATAATGTTCATCTCCAGTTACAGATTGTGTGTGATTTAAATtagaagacagaaaaacagtttACTAGAAATATAGGCTGCATGATCTCTCACTCCACAAACTtggttttataatattttataattgctatatCTAAATATTGTTTGTAGGTCAACAACCCAAAAATATTCATGGTATCAAATaatctttctttaaaaaaattactCAGACTGATTCATCGATTATCTAAATAGTTGGCTATTAATTTAATAGTCgacaattaatcgattattcGATTAACCATTGCAGCTCTAATAGACTGTTTGTGtagactgtataaaatgtacTAATCAGTCTTTATAGGTGGCAGTATACACCCTCAGGTGGATTTGTTAACTCTCCAGTCAACTctgagcagaagaagaagaacaagatgGCGGAACGAGGTTACAGTTTCTCCCTCACCACATTTAGGTAAACTTTGTCAAAATACTCCTGAAATTTGACAAGTGCGTTACAGTTGCAGCATGCAGATGTTTCTTTTGAATTTTAGTTTGATAAAGTATATCCACGGTTTTCCATTTTGATGTGTAAAGAGGGTTTTGAGAACCGTTGTAATCGATGCACTGTCATTGCCGGGTAATGAATCggctaacgttaactgttaGCATGTCGGCtaacatgcttttattttaaatagtcaAACGAGTTTTTGCTTCTGATGTCGATAATATAAATCTGCTAAAACGGTCTATTTATGAGCCTATAACCAAATTGACCGAAACAGGTCATTTTTACACAATAATCATCCACAGACTAGCTTAGCTAAATTAGCTCAAATGAGTCAGTTATTTTAGcttttactttcagtttcaTCTTTGTTCGTCTTTACCTTAAcgtaaatataaatttaaaactaCAGTCGTTGCTGTGTCTGTAGTTTCGGTTAGTTTTCCTTCACCTCGTAGCATCTTAATGCAACACCGTGTGTTTCTTCCTGCAGCCCCTCTGGTAAACTGGTCCAGATTGAATATGCCCTGGCAGCTGTAGCAGCCGGAGCTCCCTCGGTTGGCATCAAAGGTACAGTAGAAACGTGTGGAGCATATTTACCTGGTTTTTGACGCAAAACTTGACCAGATTATTGTATTGTTGATAAGTGAAGTGCTTAAAGATGAAATGGGAATAATTTAATGTCTCGCTGTAATCAGAGGATGCAACAAAGCTCTTTCTTGAATGTTGTATACATTCATTGGTAAAGGATagtgtaacacacaaaaaaagaaagaatggatGTAAACACTTTCTGAAATGTTGACACTCTTGAGTGTAATTTCTCCTGATTTTAATGTGGAATACAGCGAGGGCAGTGTGTCTTCAGGCTAAATGTGACTGAGGTGAAcaattagttgtttttttttcttctattaacccttaaaacaaataaaatggtTTGGATAAATCTGCTACAGCATGGAAAAGTAATACCACGCTGTAATTTTGCCTTGCAGTCTGCAATCTTTTCTCATAATGGTGAAGGATGTGCTATTTAGTTAGACAATCAGCACACAGTAACAGACACTGGTGCACTGTCCTTAAAGGCTCTGCATGACATTACATAGTGGAAACGGGAGATCATTGGTGAGGATTTGTGATGACACTAATTGTGATATTGTCTTTGATTTTCAGCTTCCAATGGAGTTGTCCTGGCAACAGAGAAGAAACAAAAGTCTATTTTGTACGATGAGCAGAGCGTCCACAAAGTGGAGCCCATCACTAAACACATAGGCATGGTCTACAGCGGCATGGGGCCTGACTACAGGTGGCGattctctctgtgtttggaaGGAAACGCCAGCATCTTGGGTTTCTTTCCTAACTTTAGTATCTTTCTGTGTGATGTCCAACAGCTTCCAAATGCACTATAGGGGGGAAATAATGTGAAAGTAGGCTGCACTTTGTTAATTAGAAGCTAAAGCCACAATGTTCCTGTCAATATCCAATCTATTTTTATTGGATGTTTTGCATGTTTCAAttcttttaacacatttaatatagtTTACACAGTCAACCAATTTGCAAAGCACACCATAAACActgtttcctctaggatttttGTCAGTTGCGGGGGCAGGCCAACAAGTTGGATCCAATCTTTCTCCTTACTTGTCTCTCCCTGCTTCTCCTGGGATGAGGGTCTGCAGGACTCTGGTGTCCCAGAAAGATTCTAGAGCGTTCCGCCGACATGTCTTCACTGTCGTGTCAAACTAAAACCCTTTGCAGAGTCGTGTAATTGCGATTTCATAAAATACTGAAGCAACAGCGGCAATAATTTTGTACATAGCGGAAATCTGGATAAGGTC from Micropterus dolomieu isolate WLL.071019.BEF.003 ecotype Adirondacks linkage group LG03, ASM2129224v1, whole genome shotgun sequence harbors:
- the mrpl32 gene encoding 39S ribosomal protein L32, mitochondrial isoform X1, with the translated sequence MMNLSALVHSLRCSLLHIESRLLQSAGLDRNLAPALAVSGPRLLPQLDQKGELEEQQSPEQPPGLLDSILWMAAPKKRRTIEVNRTRRRAEGKLLKVKNNIEPCPECGHLKQKHIMCGFCYAKVCRETAQIRQQIQGMEGGPLRAPAVETVVLYEGETPSQQDKDKRIVERARKRPAWFS